The Planctomycetota bacterium genome window below encodes:
- a CDS encoding amidohydrolase family protein — MFDFPFTERYALAARWIAPVDRPPLENAWVAIASGRIVDVGVGPAPQPCLNLGHVLLLPGLVNAHTHLEFSALHAPLGRAGMELPDWVGEVVAWRRDAKQDAHRAIERGLQESARHGVTSIGEIATPGSWPTTRRPRADVTVFHEVLAPSEARAEQARREVAEFSEQVAREQPDWRPGLSPHAPYTVGPAMIAELATLAREKNWPLACHLAESRAERELLAHGTGPWAERLAALGASWPRDAYPDGARPLDVMRLLDAAPRVLAIHGNYLDEDERRFVAERADRWAVVYCPRTHAFFGHERWPLEALLDAGATVALGTDGRGSNPDLSLLAELRFVARNYPSLLAARVIELGTIAGARALGTAAEVGSLTPGRWANLAVVPLAAGGEADPLANVLHSQSQVAAAIYRGHVAYWHDKAFAVHT, encoded by the coding sequence GTGTTCGATTTTCCTTTCACCGAGCGGTATGCCCTGGCGGCCCGATGGATCGCGCCGGTCGATCGTCCGCCGCTCGAAAACGCCTGGGTGGCGATCGCCTCGGGACGGATCGTTGACGTTGGCGTCGGGCCGGCGCCGCAGCCGTGCCTGAACCTGGGCCATGTGTTGCTGCTGCCGGGGCTGGTCAACGCGCACACGCACTTGGAGTTCAGTGCGCTCCACGCGCCGCTGGGGCGCGCCGGCATGGAGTTGCCCGATTGGGTCGGCGAGGTCGTTGCCTGGCGACGTGACGCGAAGCAGGATGCCCATCGCGCCATCGAGCGCGGCTTGCAGGAATCGGCGCGCCACGGCGTAACCAGCATCGGCGAGATCGCCACGCCCGGCAGTTGGCCGACCACGCGCCGCCCGCGCGCCGACGTGACGGTGTTTCACGAAGTTCTCGCCCCCAGCGAGGCCCGGGCCGAACAAGCCCGCCGCGAGGTGGCCGAGTTCAGCGAACAGGTTGCGCGCGAGCAGCCCGACTGGCGACCGGGGCTTAGCCCTCATGCTCCTTACACCGTCGGGCCGGCGATGATCGCCGAATTGGCCACGCTCGCGCGGGAGAAGAACTGGCCGCTGGCGTGTCATCTGGCCGAGTCGCGCGCCGAGCGCGAGTTGTTAGCGCATGGAACTGGTCCCTGGGCCGAGCGGTTGGCGGCGCTTGGCGCCTCTTGGCCGCGCGATGCCTATCCCGATGGCGCACGGCCGCTCGACGTGATGCGTTTGCTCGATGCGGCGCCCCGCGTACTGGCGATTCACGGCAATTACCTGGACGAGGACGAGCGGCGGTTCGTGGCCGAGCGGGCCGATCGCTGGGCCGTGGTCTATTGTCCGCGGACGCACGCCTTCTTTGGCCACGAGCGCTGGCCGCTCGAAGCGTTGCTCGATGCCGGCGCGACGGTGGCGCTGGGGACCGACGGGCGCGGGTCGAACCCCGATTTGAGCTTACTGGCGGAGTTGCGCTTCGTCGCGCGCAACTATCCAAGCCTGCTGGCGGCGCGCGTGATCGAATTGGGGACGATCGCCGGGGCGCGAGCGCTGGGGACCGCGGCGGAGGTCGGCTCGCTCACCCCCGGCCGGTGGGCAAACCTAGCGGTGGTTCCACTGGCCGCCGGTGGCGAGGCCGACCCGCTAGCGAATGTGCTGCACAGTCAGTCGCAAGTTGCCGCCGCCATTTACCGCGGCCACGTGGCCTATTGGCATGACAAGGCGTTTGCCGTTCACACTTGA
- a CDS encoding thioredoxin family protein yields the protein MARTPSTMLPLGTAAPDFALRNVVDNQTVSLADYKQSPALLVMFICNHCPFVKHVAAELAKLGRDYQSRGVAVVAIQSNDTEKHPDDGPDKMAAEARERGYTFPYLFDETQSAAKAYRAACTPDFFLFDKQHKLVYRGQLDSSRPDNGQPVTGADLRAALDAVLAGKTVAAEQRASLGCNIKWKPGQEPDYFK from the coding sequence ATGGCTCGTACGCCAAGCACGATGTTGCCTTTGGGAACCGCGGCGCCCGATTTTGCGCTGCGCAATGTTGTCGACAACCAGACGGTCTCGCTGGCCGATTACAAGCAGTCGCCGGCTTTGCTGGTGATGTTCATTTGCAACCACTGCCCGTTCGTCAAGCACGTGGCCGCCGAGTTGGCCAAGCTGGGGCGCGATTACCAATCGCGCGGCGTGGCGGTCGTGGCCATTCAATCGAACGACACCGAGAAGCATCCGGACGATGGCCCTGACAAGATGGCCGCCGAAGCCCGCGAGCGCGGCTACACCTTCCCTTACCTGTTCGACGAGACGCAATCGGCTGCCAAGGCGTATCGCGCGGCCTGCACGCCCGACTTCTTCCTGTTCGACAAGCAGCACAAGTTGGTCTATCGCGGCCAGTTGGACAGCAGCCGACCCGACAACGGCCAGCCGGTGACGGGCGCCGATCTGCGCGCGGCGCTCGACGCGGTCTTGGCGGGCAAGACCGTGGCGGCCGAGCAGCGCGCCAGCCTGGGCTGCAACATCAAGTGGAAGCCGGGCCAAGAGCCGGACTATTTCAAATAA
- a CDS encoding CehA/McbA family metallohydrolase, whose translation MRGQHFLAWFLATFALWQTSASAQDVPATPVEGQPLAANLERLAQALDYLGAPLAPETAIALREAGTQRDSLKLQSAIDPHVLFVVQINPESRVKVARGPGPARLQQAGYTPVIVKVINQGDITKRLRVHSPQSGTPYTGEYLSTLERQQQTALRSDPGAVDRQGRFLHLEMFTAPPMTTHLSGLEVEYAVALIHASEAGRREATIAFDVDQGTQDLGFRGETPVLFNIRRATTVRLSVREADGTPSTARLTFRDHTGRVFPPQAKRLAPDFFFQPQIYRADGETVTLPPGELTMQSSRGPEYRLEERTVTIPDAPEATLDVHLKRWIDPPAFGYFGGDHHIHSAGCAHYSSPTEGVVAADIFRQVKGEGLNVGNILNWGFCFEFQRQFHSPKASEISEPRCVIKYDIEISGFGSAALGHVCLLNLTDHVYPGSDGIKGWPTWATPALRWAKQQGAFTGYPHSGSGMQIDPPAASARMMAAYDADKNQALSVDEAAAALLSEPFAKIDVNRDQVLSLAELERSLDRIAEQLPNLGVPEAPLEICAATALGVCDFISAMDTPRGREWNTWYHLMNCGFPLKTAGETDFPCMSGTRVGQGRTYVQLGPVERIDVRDWCAGLAQGRSYVSDGFAHAINFAVNGVPAGGEIKLAAPGKVVATARVAFSSQTPREVAYGLATPAAGKPWIGDTVTIHPSQQVPDEAVRERLVEVVVNGQVVARQKVPADDQLHEVKFNVPIERSSWVTLRQFPQLHTNPVNVLVGEQPIRASRASARWGAEVVEQLWRARERNIAPAEREAANQAFNEAIQVFRRIAEECPAGT comes from the coding sequence ATGCGAGGTCAACACTTCCTGGCATGGTTCCTGGCGACTTTCGCGCTTTGGCAAACATCGGCAAGCGCCCAAGACGTCCCCGCCACGCCGGTCGAGGGGCAGCCGCTGGCGGCTAATCTCGAACGATTGGCCCAGGCGCTCGATTACCTGGGCGCGCCGCTTGCGCCCGAAACAGCAATAGCACTTCGCGAAGCCGGCACCCAGCGCGACTCGCTTAAGCTGCAAAGCGCCATCGACCCGCACGTCTTGTTCGTCGTGCAGATCAATCCCGAGTCCCGGGTCAAGGTCGCCCGCGGCCCCGGCCCGGCCCGATTGCAACAGGCCGGTTATACGCCCGTGATCGTCAAGGTGATCAACCAGGGGGACATTACCAAGCGGCTGCGCGTTCACAGTCCGCAATCGGGCACGCCGTACACCGGCGAGTACCTGAGCACGCTCGAACGGCAGCAACAGACCGCACTCCGTTCGGACCCGGGCGCGGTCGATCGGCAAGGACGGTTTCTACACCTCGAGATGTTCACCGCTCCGCCAATGACCACGCACCTGAGCGGGTTGGAAGTCGAGTACGCCGTCGCCCTGATCCATGCCAGCGAAGCCGGCCGCCGCGAAGCGACGATCGCCTTTGACGTCGACCAGGGGACGCAAGACCTGGGCTTCCGGGGCGAGACGCCGGTGCTGTTCAACATCCGCCGCGCCACGACGGTTCGCTTGAGCGTGCGCGAAGCCGACGGCACGCCGTCAACGGCGCGACTGACCTTTCGCGATCACACCGGCCGCGTTTTTCCGCCCCAGGCCAAGCGACTGGCCCCCGACTTTTTCTTTCAGCCGCAAATCTATCGCGCCGATGGCGAGACGGTGACGCTGCCGCCGGGCGAGCTGACCATGCAATCGAGCCGCGGGCCGGAGTACCGCCTGGAAGAGCGAACCGTCACCATTCCCGACGCGCCCGAGGCGACGCTCGACGTACACCTGAAACGGTGGATCGATCCGCCGGCATTCGGCTACTTTGGCGGCGACCATCACATTCACTCGGCGGGCTGCGCGCACTACTCCTCGCCGACCGAAGGAGTCGTGGCGGCCGACATTTTTCGGCAAGTGAAGGGAGAAGGGCTCAACGTCGGCAACATCTTGAATTGGGGCTTCTGCTTCGAGTTCCAGCGGCAGTTTCACAGCCCCAAGGCCAGCGAAATCAGCGAGCCGCGCTGCGTCATTAAATACGACATCGAGATCAGCGGCTTTGGCTCGGCGGCGCTGGGGCACGTCTGTCTGTTGAACCTGACCGATCATGTCTACCCCGGCAGCGACGGCATCAAAGGTTGGCCCACTTGGGCCACACCGGCGCTGCGGTGGGCCAAGCAACAAGGGGCGTTCACCGGTTATCCCCACTCGGGCTCCGGCATGCAGATTGACCCGCCCGCCGCCAGCGCGCGGATGATGGCCGCGTATGACGCCGACAAGAACCAGGCGCTCTCGGTCGACGAAGCGGCCGCGGCCCTGCTTTCCGAGCCGTTCGCCAAGATCGACGTCAACCGCGACCAGGTCCTTAGCCTGGCGGAACTCGAGCGGAGCCTCGACCGGATCGCCGAACAGTTGCCCAACCTGGGCGTGCCCGAAGCGCCGCTGGAAATCTGCGCGGCCACGGCCCTGGGCGTGTGCGACTTTATCAGCGCCATGGACACCCCGCGTGGGCGCGAGTGGAACACCTGGTATCACTTGATGAATTGTGGCTTTCCGTTGAAGACGGCGGGCGAGACCGACTTCCCGTGTATGAGCGGCACGCGCGTCGGCCAGGGGCGCACCTACGTCCAGCTTGGCCCAGTCGAGCGGATTGACGTGCGCGACTGGTGCGCCGGCTTGGCCCAGGGGCGCTCGTACGTTTCGGACGGCTTTGCCCATGCCATCAACTTCGCGGTGAACGGCGTGCCTGCCGGGGGTGAAATCAAACTGGCGGCGCCAGGCAAAGTCGTTGCGACAGCCCGCGTGGCGTTCAGCTCGCAAACGCCGCGCGAAGTAGCCTATGGCTTGGCCACTCCGGCGGCCGGCAAGCCTTGGATCGGCGACACCGTCACGATCCACCCCTCGCAGCAGGTTCCTGATGAGGCCGTGCGCGAGCGGCTGGTCGAAGTGGTCGTCAACGGCCAGGTCGTGGCGCGGCAAAAGGTGCCAGCCGACGACCAGTTGCACGAGGTGAAGTTCAACGTCCCCATCGAGCGGAGCAGTTGGGTCACGCTGCGCCAGTTCCCCCAGTTGCACACCAACCCGGTGAACGTGTTGGTCGGCGAGCAGCCGATCCGCGCTTCGCGCGCGAGCGCTCGCTGGGGGGCCGAGGTGGTCGAACAACTCTGGCGCGCCCGCGAACGGAACATCGCCCCGGCCGAGCGCGAAGCAGCCAACCAGGCGTTCAACGAAGCGATCCAGGTCTTCCGCAGGATCGCGGAAGAATGCCCG